A single window of Thermostichus vulcanus str. 'Rupite' DNA harbors:
- a CDS encoding caspase family protein gives MAWQSERYGQALAANSRKLALLIGINRYPGEGSLLQGCLMDVELQRELLLHRFGFAPPEILTLTDGAATLSGIQSAFAEHLGGQSRTAETVVVHFSGHGQWLAGSDHRWQPALLLSGSEASTGMPAIPLEHFFHLLEGLGTAQLTTLLDCGFTHTAPSVRGNWQLRARPVAAVKGSGSSPSAHPSIGSVPEPQRVWPAPPKGLLITATTPQDLAAEASWPGFYAGVLTYLLTQYLWETTPATRLAVAFNQVSSRRELGMFACQRPTLEGKETARRIPPYFLNLTQSGVSGVIQDVKGNRAQVWLGGIPPAALCGLQPGTLLTPISADVSQEAAKTPTPLVLRSRSGLLAQVQLSTPEGQFPPVGTPLRENLRAISNNLKLLVGLEDNLGRIEKVDITNAIASFSWMETANPHERQVDCLLGRITPEMAAAFQADTLPKPLQVNSYSLFWPGRELLLDSCGPVGEAAAVAVQRLVPRLAHLLAAKRLRTTLNAASSPLAVVAELASKDKAPSLAARFTQAVTSTPVELGMQRFMRGDPLRLTLRNNGEQDLFGYVLMTDPTGQLHLLAPMPQDNFTLPLRLEAQNTLVLPRLPETEGELRTTPGSSDLLTCNPQGLTELLFVASTRPLQASLEALKSMARKLGVTRSPMLLNGPLEWTHILMEELTTRAAESLGSGDPDLWWLDPAQSLTLSLTYTLV, from the coding sequence ATGGCGTGGCAGTCTGAGCGCTACGGGCAAGCTTTGGCGGCCAATTCCCGCAAACTGGCGCTGCTGATCGGCATTAACCGCTATCCCGGTGAGGGATCCCTGTTGCAGGGGTGCCTGATGGATGTGGAGTTGCAACGGGAGTTGCTTCTGCATCGCTTCGGTTTTGCCCCACCCGAAATCCTCACCCTGACGGATGGAGCCGCTACCTTGAGTGGGATCCAGTCTGCCTTTGCTGAGCATCTGGGAGGCCAAAGTCGGACTGCCGAAACCGTTGTCGTGCATTTTAGCGGTCATGGGCAGTGGTTAGCGGGATCCGACCATCGTTGGCAACCGGCGCTGTTGCTGTCAGGATCAGAAGCCTCGACCGGGATGCCAGCGATCCCTTTAGAACACTTTTTCCATCTGCTAGAAGGGTTGGGGACGGCCCAGCTCACCACCCTACTGGACTGTGGCTTTACCCATACTGCTCCCTCGGTGCGCGGTAACTGGCAACTGCGGGCTCGTCCGGTGGCAGCTGTGAAGGGATCCGGATCCTCCCCTTCAGCTCATCCATCTATCGGCAGTGTTCCAGAGCCGCAGCGGGTTTGGCCTGCTCCCCCCAAGGGCCTGCTGATTACCGCCACGACTCCTCAAGATTTGGCGGCTGAGGCCAGTTGGCCCGGATTCTATGCTGGAGTGCTGACTTATCTGCTCACCCAGTACCTTTGGGAAACCACACCTGCCACTCGGCTGGCAGTGGCCTTTAATCAGGTGTCCAGTCGGCGGGAACTGGGTATGTTTGCCTGTCAGCGGCCCACTTTAGAAGGCAAAGAAACGGCTCGGCGCATTCCCCCCTACTTTCTCAACCTGACTCAGTCTGGGGTGAGTGGGGTGATTCAAGACGTGAAAGGCAACCGGGCGCAAGTGTGGTTGGGCGGGATCCCACCGGCGGCATTGTGCGGTCTGCAACCGGGCACACTGTTAACCCCTATTTCTGCCGATGTTTCTCAGGAAGCAGCGAAGACACCGACCCCGCTAGTGCTTCGGTCTCGGAGCGGCTTGTTGGCTCAGGTGCAGCTTTCTACCCCCGAAGGGCAGTTTCCTCCTGTGGGCACCCCTTTGCGGGAAAACCTGCGCGCCATTTCCAACAACCTCAAGCTCTTGGTGGGCCTGGAAGACAACCTGGGCCGCATCGAAAAGGTGGACATCACCAATGCCATTGCCAGTTTTAGCTGGATGGAAACCGCCAACCCCCACGAACGGCAGGTGGATTGCTTGTTGGGCCGCATTACCCCGGAAATGGCCGCCGCTTTTCAGGCGGATACTCTGCCCAAACCCCTGCAGGTGAATAGTTATAGCCTCTTCTGGCCCGGGCGAGAATTGCTCCTGGATTCCTGTGGGCCGGTGGGGGAAGCTGCAGCCGTGGCGGTACAACGGTTGGTTCCCCGTCTTGCCCATTTGCTAGCTGCCAAACGGTTACGAACCACCCTCAATGCTGCCAGTTCTCCCTTGGCGGTTGTGGCAGAGTTAGCATCCAAAGACAAAGCCCCCTCTTTGGCCGCACGCTTTACTCAGGCGGTGACCTCTACCCCCGTTGAACTGGGGATGCAACGCTTTATGCGGGGGGATCCCTTGCGCTTAACGCTGCGCAACAACGGTGAGCAAGATCTGTTCGGCTATGTGTTGATGACAGACCCGACCGGGCAACTGCACCTGTTGGCCCCAATGCCACAAGATAACTTCACCCTGCCGCTGCGCCTGGAAGCCCAAAACACCTTGGTTTTGCCCCGTTTACCCGAAACTGAGGGTGAGTTGCGTACCACCCCAGGCAGCTCGGATTTGTTAACCTGTAACCCCCAGGGGCTGACAGAGTTGTTGTTTGTGGCCAGCACTCGCCCTCTACAGGCCAGCCTGGAAGCGCTCAAAAGCATGGCTCGCAAACTGGGGGTAACCCGTTCGCCGATGTTGCTCAATGGGCCGTTGGAATGGACGCACATCTTGATGGAGGAGTTGACCACCCGCGCGGCTGAGTCTCTTGGCTCCGGTGATCCTGACCTGTGGTGGTTGGATCCCGCCCAATCCCTGACCCTCTCCCTCACCTATACGTTGGTGTGA
- a CDS encoding efflux RND transporter permease subunit: MSQSQDPRRGVGRLTAYFINSQLTVLIIVAIAAFGLLAALLTPEEENPQIVVPVADVALQYPGASAAVVENTLVNPVEAKLRELTGIEHIYSVAQASGGLITVQYRVGENWEDSLFKLQNQLFNHPELFPPGSSYQVQPVIVDDVPIVTLTLTGADYSDNQLRRVGERLLEDLRRIPNTSNLTIVGGHPRTIRVDLNPERLASYGLAPTQIAQRIAAENLKLPAGDLTVGSQRLQVEGGHRLGSAADVAAIQLKPDVYLEDVAVVRDDFAERTQFTRIHFRTDEPITDPNPDPRRRATGDWIRQPAITIGIAKKPGTNAVTVAQQIFQRVEELRPQLPPGIQIAVTRNDGRTAAKAVGDLYTSLVQAIGIVVALLLLFLGWREASIVAFVIPLTLAGTLGVGWIAGQTINRITLFALILALGTLVDDAIAVTENIHRRFDLRPGMDFRQKTEEAIAAVAELGTPIILSTVTVILAFLPMRFVTGMMGPYMGPIPFNVPVAMVISTTLALTVTPFLALRWIQLKPHTQAAQPALEETRLYRLYRRILQPLLESRSRRRWLSWVVTGLLLASFLLPLTQVVKFRMLPKADKDTFLVQLDMPRGADLVATDQVVQALEQVLQRDPDVASFESYVGLGSPIDFNGLLRGGSGRGGEDVADIRLHLSKPESRSLDSEQIVLRLRPKLQAVAATHNAIVKLVEDPPGPPVRSTLLAEVYGPNYVQVRQLAKRVRQIFAETAGVVDIDDSVKNPLPQLTLTVDRERVNRAGLTTADVAQTLNLALSGSTVSILQLPGELTPMGIHLRLAESARQSIEDLSRIQLPTPSGSLVPLTELVQWTPTVADEPIFHKDQRPVAYVMGEMADRSSVYAVIDQWLRVWRDPLPSGYWIQWDGEWKLTLDVFRDLGLAMLVAVLLIYLILVGQFRSFKIPLIILGSIPLALIGILLGFSLNGVYFSATAMIGVIALAGIVVRNAIVLLEFIGEQRAVGVSLEEAIFAAGAVRFRPILLTSITTMLGTVPILSDPVWSGLAWTLLSGMLTSSALTLVIIPIWYYGDQKQSLGPESTTAPDAASLPT; the protein is encoded by the coding sequence ATGTCCCAGTCTCAGGATCCCCGACGAGGGGTAGGTCGTCTTACCGCCTATTTCATCAACTCTCAGCTCACAGTCCTGATTATCGTAGCCATTGCTGCGTTTGGCCTGCTGGCGGCCCTACTCACGCCCGAAGAGGAAAATCCGCAAATTGTTGTCCCTGTGGCGGATGTGGCTTTGCAGTATCCAGGTGCCAGTGCTGCGGTGGTGGAGAACACCTTGGTCAATCCAGTGGAAGCCAAACTGCGGGAGTTGACGGGTATTGAGCATATTTACTCGGTGGCGCAGGCGTCCGGTGGCCTGATCACGGTGCAATATCGTGTAGGCGAAAACTGGGAAGACAGTTTGTTCAAGCTGCAGAATCAGCTGTTTAACCATCCAGAACTGTTTCCGCCCGGATCCAGTTATCAGGTGCAGCCGGTGATTGTGGATGATGTGCCAATTGTTACCTTAACCTTGACGGGGGCTGACTACAGCGATAACCAATTGCGTCGGGTGGGAGAACGGCTACTGGAGGATCTGCGCCGGATCCCAAATACGTCCAACTTGACGATTGTGGGCGGACACCCCCGTACCATTCGAGTTGATTTGAATCCAGAACGACTGGCCAGTTACGGGCTCGCACCGACCCAGATTGCCCAGCGCATCGCAGCGGAAAACCTGAAATTGCCCGCCGGAGACTTGACGGTGGGATCCCAGCGGTTACAGGTAGAAGGGGGGCATCGGCTGGGTTCGGCGGCAGATGTGGCTGCGATTCAGCTCAAGCCGGATGTCTATCTAGAAGATGTGGCGGTGGTTCGGGATGATTTTGCCGAGCGTACCCAGTTCACGCGCATTCACTTTCGCACCGATGAACCGATTACCGATCCCAACCCGGATCCCCGCCGGCGGGCTACAGGGGACTGGATCCGTCAACCGGCTATCACGATTGGCATCGCCAAAAAACCGGGTACCAATGCAGTGACGGTGGCGCAGCAGATTTTCCAACGGGTAGAGGAATTGCGACCGCAGTTACCCCCTGGGATCCAGATCGCCGTCACCCGTAATGATGGACGGACTGCAGCTAAGGCCGTTGGGGATTTGTATACCAGCTTGGTTCAGGCCATTGGTATTGTGGTGGCCTTGCTGCTGCTGTTTTTGGGTTGGCGGGAAGCAAGCATTGTCGCCTTTGTCATCCCCCTCACCTTGGCCGGAACGCTGGGGGTTGGGTGGATCGCCGGACAAACCATTAACCGCATTACCCTCTTCGCCCTGATCCTGGCCTTGGGAACCTTGGTGGACGATGCGATCGCGGTCACAGAAAACATTCATCGCCGTTTTGACTTGCGCCCGGGCATGGATTTTCGCCAGAAAACCGAAGAGGCGATTGCAGCCGTAGCGGAGTTGGGCACCCCGATCATCCTTTCCACCGTTACCGTGATTCTGGCTTTTCTGCCGATGCGCTTTGTTACAGGCATGATGGGGCCCTACATGGGGCCGATCCCTTTTAATGTGCCGGTTGCCATGGTGATCAGCACAACCCTGGCACTGACGGTCACCCCCTTCTTGGCATTGCGTTGGATCCAGCTCAAACCCCACACTCAAGCTGCTCAACCTGCCCTGGAAGAGACACGGCTGTATCGGCTGTATCGGCGGATCCTGCAACCGTTGTTGGAGTCAAGATCTCGGCGACGCTGGCTTTCTTGGGTCGTGACGGGATTGTTGCTGGCCAGTTTTCTCTTGCCTTTGACCCAGGTGGTCAAGTTTCGCATGTTACCCAAAGCCGACAAAGATACTTTCTTGGTGCAACTGGATATGCCCCGTGGAGCCGATTTGGTAGCTACCGACCAAGTTGTGCAGGCGTTGGAACAGGTGCTGCAAAGGGATCCCGATGTTGCCAGCTTTGAAAGCTATGTGGGGCTGGGATCCCCAATAGATTTTAATGGCCTGTTGCGGGGGGGCTCCGGACGGGGTGGAGAGGATGTGGCGGATATTCGCCTGCACCTGAGCAAACCTGAATCTCGCTCGCTTGATTCGGAACAGATTGTGTTGCGGCTGCGGCCAAAGTTGCAAGCGGTGGCAGCAACTCACAATGCCATTGTCAAATTGGTGGAAGATCCGCCGGGGCCGCCGGTACGCTCAACCCTGCTAGCGGAAGTGTACGGCCCCAACTATGTCCAGGTGCGGCAGTTGGCCAAACGAGTCCGACAGATCTTTGCAGAAACAGCGGGCGTGGTTGATATCGATGATTCGGTGAAAAACCCTTTGCCCCAACTGACGTTAACGGTGGATCGAGAGCGGGTGAACCGGGCGGGGCTAACCACGGCGGATGTGGCACAAACGTTGAACTTAGCCCTGAGCGGCTCTACCGTCAGTATTTTGCAGCTGCCGGGAGAACTGACTCCGATGGGTATCCATCTGCGCTTGGCAGAGTCTGCCCGCCAGAGCATTGAGGATCTGAGCCGCATTCAACTGCCCACCCCATCGGGCTCTTTGGTGCCGCTGACGGAGCTGGTGCAATGGACCCCTACCGTTGCCGATGAACCGATTTTCCATAAAGATCAACGCCCGGTTGCTTATGTGATGGGGGAAATGGCGGATCGTTCTTCTGTGTACGCAGTCATCGATCAATGGCTTCGTGTTTGGCGGGATCCCCTACCCTCTGGTTACTGGATTCAGTGGGATGGAGAGTGGAAACTAACGTTGGATGTGTTTCGAGATTTGGGCTTAGCCATGTTGGTGGCGGTGTTGTTGATCTACCTGATTTTGGTGGGTCAGTTCCGCAGTTTTAAGATCCCGTTGATCATCTTGGGTAGCATTCCCTTAGCTTTGATTGGTATCCTTCTCGGTTTCAGCTTGAATGGGGTTTATTTTAGTGCTACCGCCATGATTGGGGTGATTGCTCTGGCGGGAATTGTGGTACGCAATGCCATTGTTTTATTGGAGTTTATTGGCGAGCAACGAGCGGTTGGTGTGAGTTTAGAGGAGGCCATTTTCGCTGCAGGAGCGGTTCGATTTCGCCCCATTTTGCTGACCAGTATCACCACGATGTTGGGCACCGTGCCGATTTTATCGGATCCGGTTTGGTCGGGATTGGCCTGGACCTTACTCAGTGGCATGTTGACGTCGTCAGCGCTGACGTTGGTAATTATCCCAATCTGGTATTACGGGGATCAGAAGCAGTCTTTGGGGCCTGAATCTACAACAGCCCCGGATGCAGCCAGTTTACCTACCTAG
- a CDS encoding ABC transporter permease, with product MTRYLINRLFISIPTLLAISIVVFAILALAPGDPMAEFATNPAITAEVRENIRRSLGLDQPIYIRYVKWLWAFLRGDMGFSFNSRSPVVNLILQRLPTTLWVVGTAYLLAALLAVPLGVISALKRYTFFDQVVTTLAFVGFSLPTFFTGILFIIIFSVQLRWFPFIYNSTLRVTDWASFVAQVRQSIMPVMVLVLFQAAVLMRFVRASMLEQMNRDYVRTARAKGLRNFVVVNRHILRNALIPVVTLVALDIPTVFTGALVTEQIFRVPGIGALLVDSIFRGDTPVVMAITFIYAILIVIFNLVADILYGILDPRVQYTH from the coding sequence ATGACTCGCTATCTGATTAACCGTCTGTTCATCTCCATCCCCACCTTGTTGGCCATTAGCATTGTGGTTTTCGCCATTCTCGCCTTGGCCCCTGGTGATCCGATGGCAGAATTTGCCACCAATCCCGCCATTACTGCCGAAGTACGGGAGAACATTCGCCGCTCTTTGGGGCTGGATCAACCGATTTACATCCGTTATGTGAAATGGCTGTGGGCCTTCCTGCGCGGGGATATGGGTTTTTCTTTTAATAGCCGGAGCCCGGTGGTGAACTTGATTTTGCAGCGGTTGCCCACCACTCTTTGGGTTGTCGGTACGGCTTACCTCTTGGCTGCCTTGCTGGCAGTGCCTTTGGGGGTGATCTCCGCATTGAAGCGCTACACTTTTTTTGATCAGGTGGTGACGACCTTGGCCTTTGTCGGGTTTTCTTTGCCCACGTTTTTTACTGGCATTTTGTTCATCATTATCTTCAGTGTGCAACTGCGCTGGTTCCCGTTTATCTACAACAGCACCCTGCGGGTTACTGATTGGGCCAGTTTTGTGGCCCAGGTGCGGCAGTCAATTATGCCGGTGATGGTTTTGGTGTTGTTTCAGGCGGCAGTGCTGATGCGCTTTGTGCGGGCCTCGATGCTGGAGCAAATGAACCGGGATTATGTGCGTACCGCCAGGGCTAAGGGGTTGCGGAACTTTGTGGTGGTGAATCGGCATATTTTGCGCAATGCTCTGATTCCGGTGGTGACGCTGGTGGCTTTGGATATTCCCACCGTGTTTACCGGGGCGTTGGTGACGGAACAGATTTTTCGGGTGCCGGGTATCGGTGCGCTGTTGGTGGATTCCATCTTTCGGGGGGATACACCGGTGGTGATGGCGATTACTTTTATCTATGCCATTCTGATCGTGATTTTTAACTTGGTGGCAGATATCCTCTACGGCATTCTGGATCCACGGGTGCAATATACGCACTAA
- a CDS encoding ABC transporter permease, translating to MSASIPAPSQAAQPERPPRTLWGDAWRRFRRDKLALFGAATLVVIVLACVFGPLVYTASHSQIDFSRAQMPPSWAHPFGTNDLGQDVLARVLRGGRVSLSVGMTSMLVAISVGTLIGAISGFYGGWLDVALMRFTDLFLSLPQLPVLLMVIFLFRETLRRLAGPETGIFMLMVLVIGSLNWMSVARLVRASFLSVREMDFVLAGRAIGAPAHRLIWVHIFPNVLSPVIVAATLSVGTAIITESTLSFLGLGFPPDVPTWGRLLYDARDYLEQAPHMALFPGLMIFLTVLSINFVGDGLRDALDPQMRQR from the coding sequence ATGTCGGCTTCTATCCCTGCTCCTTCCCAAGCTGCCCAACCAGAACGTCCACCGCGTACGTTGTGGGGGGATGCTTGGCGACGCTTTCGGCGGGATAAGTTGGCCCTGTTTGGGGCCGCAACCCTGGTTGTTATCGTTTTAGCCTGTGTGTTTGGCCCGCTGGTTTATACTGCCTCCCACAGCCAGATCGATTTCTCCCGTGCCCAAATGCCCCCCAGTTGGGCTCATCCGTTTGGCACCAATGATCTCGGGCAAGATGTCTTGGCGCGGGTGCTGCGGGGGGGGCGAGTGTCGCTGTCGGTGGGTATGACCTCGATGTTGGTGGCGATCAGCGTGGGTACCTTGATCGGGGCGATATCGGGCTTTTATGGGGGCTGGTTGGATGTGGCCCTGATGCGCTTTACGGATTTGTTTTTGTCGCTGCCGCAGTTGCCGGTGTTGTTGATGGTGATCTTTCTGTTCCGGGAAACCTTGCGACGGTTGGCGGGGCCGGAAACCGGGATTTTCATGCTGATGGTGCTGGTGATCGGTAGCCTGAACTGGATGTCGGTGGCGCGGCTGGTACGGGCCAGTTTCTTAAGTGTGCGGGAGATGGATTTTGTCTTGGCGGGGCGGGCGATTGGGGCTCCAGCACATCGATTGATCTGGGTACATATTTTCCCGAATGTGCTAAGCCCGGTGATCGTGGCGGCCACCTTATCGGTGGGAACGGCGATCATCACGGAGTCCACCCTGAGTTTTTTGGGGCTGGGCTTCCCGCCGGATGTGCCCACTTGGGGGAGGCTCCTTTATGATGCCCGCGATTACCTGGAACAAGCGCCCCACATGGCTCTTTTCCCCGGTTTGATGATTTTCTTGACAGTGCTGAGCATCAATTTTGTCGGGGATGGCTTACGGGATGCCTTGGATCCGCAAATGCGGCAACGGTGA
- a CDS encoding cryptochrome/photolyase family protein produces the protein MTPSPPGSIGVWILGDQLHPQQAALASLAASVPERIPVILIESSDWANRRNYHQQKLVLVWSAMRHFAQELQNQGYPVTYVESDGFAEPLQAWAQQHQLQQIRLMQPADLPFRSEVDKLGSQLPCPILQIENNHFLWTSRDFINWAAKRKRLLMEDFYREGRKRFRVLMDGSKPLGGRWNYDRENRKPPKAGIRYPTPLHFLPDALTQAVIHKVKQHYGQHFGSLAGFGWAVTRSQALQVLEHFIKARLPHFGPWQDAMQTGEDFLYHSLLSPYLNLGLLTPHEVVAAAEAAYHQGGIPIASAEGFIRQILGWREYMRGLYEYLMPTGYSQQNFFNHTHPLPDFFWTTDTDLNCLRQTLQQIHRHGYAHHIQRLMILSNFALISGIQPQAVEAWFHDVFIDSYDWVMQTNVIGMGLFADGGMLASKPYAASAQYIHKMSDYCRNCRYNHSEKVGAQACPFNTFYWDFLLRHRPRLASLGRMGLVLAHLERMKPELISQIQAQATAWWEHLQPTSDQQSPSSAQSVR, from the coding sequence ATGACACCTTCCCCCCCTGGCTCTATTGGCGTTTGGATCCTCGGCGATCAGCTACACCCCCAACAGGCAGCTCTGGCCTCTTTAGCTGCTTCAGTGCCGGAGCGGATCCCGGTAATCTTGATCGAGTCCTCAGACTGGGCCAACCGCCGCAACTATCATCAGCAAAAATTGGTGCTGGTTTGGTCGGCCATGCGCCACTTCGCCCAAGAGCTCCAAAACCAGGGCTACCCCGTCACCTATGTGGAATCAGATGGCTTTGCCGAACCCCTGCAAGCCTGGGCCCAGCAGCATCAATTGCAACAGATTCGTCTCATGCAGCCCGCCGATTTGCCGTTCCGGTCTGAAGTGGACAAGCTGGGATCCCAACTTCCCTGTCCGATTTTGCAGATAGAGAATAACCACTTTCTCTGGACAAGCCGCGACTTTATCAACTGGGCTGCCAAGCGCAAACGGCTGCTCATGGAAGACTTTTATCGGGAAGGACGCAAACGCTTCCGGGTGCTGATGGACGGTTCCAAGCCCCTAGGCGGACGCTGGAACTACGACCGTGAAAACCGCAAACCCCCCAAAGCCGGGATCCGCTACCCCACTCCCCTCCACTTCCTCCCCGATGCCCTCACCCAAGCGGTTATCCATAAGGTCAAGCAACACTACGGACAGCACTTTGGATCCCTGGCCGGGTTTGGTTGGGCGGTAACTCGTAGTCAAGCTCTACAAGTTCTGGAGCATTTTATCAAGGCAAGACTGCCCCACTTTGGCCCCTGGCAAGATGCCATGCAAACCGGCGAAGACTTTCTTTATCATTCCCTGCTCTCCCCCTACCTGAACTTGGGCTTGCTCACCCCCCACGAGGTTGTCGCCGCCGCCGAAGCCGCCTATCACCAGGGCGGGATCCCGATCGCCTCGGCGGAGGGGTTCATCCGGCAAATCCTGGGATGGCGAGAGTACATGCGCGGCCTCTACGAGTACCTCATGCCCACGGGGTACAGTCAACAGAACTTTTTTAACCACACCCACCCTTTACCGGACTTCTTCTGGACCACCGACACCGACCTCAACTGCCTGCGGCAAACCCTGCAGCAAATCCATCGCCACGGCTACGCCCACCACATTCAACGGCTGATGATCCTCAGTAATTTTGCCCTGATTAGTGGTATCCAACCCCAAGCAGTCGAGGCGTGGTTTCACGATGTTTTTATCGACAGCTACGACTGGGTGATGCAGACGAATGTGATCGGCATGGGTCTGTTCGCCGATGGTGGCATGTTGGCCAGCAAACCCTACGCTGCTTCTGCTCAGTACATTCACAAGATGAGCGACTATTGTCGCAATTGCCGCTACAATCACAGCGAAAAGGTGGGCGCACAGGCTTGTCCCTTTAATACTTTTTATTGGGATTTCCTGTTGCGTCATCGCCCTCGCTTGGCATCTTTGGGCAGGATGGGGTTGGTACTGGCTCATCTGGAGCGGATGAAACCAGAGCTGATTTCTCAAATCCAAGCTCAAGCCACGGCTTGGTGGGAGCACCTACAACCGACATCCGACCAACAGAGTCCTTCCTCTGCGCAGTCCGTCCGATAA
- a CDS encoding c-type heme family protein: MWLPLPPDNLHTKIVLARFQQNADLIGFWAQELLNGQPGTHSYRRINVEATCLVCHGAKGSRPDFILKNDPQDLAYDFKGCRRGLWLNKGATHR; encoded by the coding sequence TTGTGGCTGCCTCTACCGCCCGATAACCTTCACACCAAAATCGTCCTTGCTCGCTTTCAACAAAATGCCGATTTGATCGGATTTTGGGCTCAGGAGCTGCTCAATGGGCAGCCAGGAACTCACTCCTATCGCCGCATCAATGTTGAAGCCACCTGTCTGGTTTGTCACGGGGCCAAGGGATCCCGCCCCGACTTTATCCTCAAGAACGATCCGCAGGATTTGGCCTACGACTTCAAAGGGTGTAGAAGAGGACTCTGGTTAAATAAAGGTGCTACGCACCGCTAA
- a CDS encoding DUF1614 domain-containing protein, translating into MFYLPVSLLLFVVLVLLLPLLWLGLAVDVVALAVAKLGFSRDAALLLLVAVLVGSPINIPLYRVECEVTVVEDLASLWMRQFWGIPLVKMPQETVVALNVGGGLIPVVLALYQFGRANVALILAVLALVTVVSYFASHVVPGIGIQMNPLVAPATAALAAFLIAGEEAPAVAFAGGVLGTVIGADLLHLPEVLRRNCSGILSIGGAGVFDGIALCGLFALLLS; encoded by the coding sequence ATGTTTTACCTGCCTGTCTCACTGCTGTTGTTTGTGGTGCTGGTGCTGCTGCTGCCTCTGTTGTGGTTGGGGTTGGCGGTGGATGTGGTGGCGCTGGCGGTGGCCAAGCTGGGCTTTTCGCGGGATGCGGCCTTACTGTTGCTGGTTGCGGTGCTCGTCGGTAGCCCGATTAATATTCCCCTCTACCGGGTGGAATGCGAAGTGACGGTGGTGGAGGATTTGGCCAGCCTATGGATGCGACAGTTTTGGGGGATCCCGTTGGTGAAAATGCCGCAGGAGACGGTAGTGGCTTTGAATGTGGGTGGGGGATTGATCCCGGTGGTTTTGGCTCTATATCAATTTGGCCGGGCCAATGTGGCTTTGATCCTAGCGGTTTTGGCACTGGTGACTGTGGTCAGCTACTTTGCCTCCCATGTGGTGCCGGGGATTGGCATTCAGATGAATCCTCTGGTTGCCCCTGCTACAGCGGCGTTGGCGGCTTTTTTGATCGCGGGGGAGGAAGCTCCAGCTGTCGCCTTTGCCGGTGGCGTCTTGGGAACCGTGATCGGAGCAGACTTGTTGCATTTGCCGGAGGTGTTGCGGCGAAATTGTTCCGGCATTCTCAGTATTGGCGGGGCAGGCGTCTTCGATGGGATTGCCCTTTGTGGCCTGTTTGCCCTGCTGTTGAGCTAG
- a CDS encoding LysR family transcriptional regulator encodes MKAITLHQLQIFEVAARHLSFTRAAEELYLTQPTISMQIKQLSKAVGLPLFEQVGKRLYLTEAGQALHQTCGKIFEQLDQFEMTLADLKGLKQGRLSIGVVTTAKYFIPRLLGPFCQQYPGIDVALKVINRQQVLDRIAHNMDDLYVMGLPPEDLDVVARPFLENPLVVMAPIHHPLVGEKRIPLERIAQEPFLAREPGSGTRMAVQRLFDKHNLTLNIRMELGSSEAIRQAIVGGLGISVLSQHVLALGGWQHHLAILDVEEFPIYGSWYLVYLRSKHLSVVAKAFADFLLSQVDQMPLDLLDQKISDQKTEQT; translated from the coding sequence ATGAAGGCCATTACCCTACATCAACTGCAAATCTTCGAGGTAGCTGCCCGTCACCTCAGCTTTACCCGTGCTGCCGAAGAACTTTATCTGACCCAGCCCACCATCTCGATGCAGATCAAGCAACTGAGTAAGGCGGTAGGGCTACCTCTGTTTGAGCAGGTGGGCAAGCGGCTCTACCTAACTGAGGCTGGACAAGCCCTACACCAAACCTGTGGCAAGATTTTTGAGCAGCTGGATCAATTTGAGATGACCCTTGCGGATCTCAAGGGGCTGAAGCAAGGGCGCCTCAGCATCGGGGTCGTTACCACCGCCAAGTACTTCATTCCACGTTTGTTAGGGCCGTTTTGCCAGCAGTATCCTGGCATCGACGTGGCACTTAAGGTAATTAATCGCCAGCAAGTTTTGGATCGCATCGCCCACAATATGGACGATCTTTACGTGATGGGGTTGCCACCGGAAGATCTGGATGTTGTGGCACGTCCGTTTCTGGAAAATCCCTTGGTGGTGATGGCTCCCATTCATCATCCGCTGGTGGGAGAGAAGAGGATCCCCTTAGAGCGCATTGCCCAAGAACCGTTTTTGGCCCGTGAACCCGGATCCGGCACCCGAATGGCAGTGCAACGACTGTTTGATAAACACAACCTGACCCTGAATATCCGCATGGAACTGGGCAGCAGCGAAGCGATTCGTCAGGCTATTGTCGGTGGCTTGGGCATTTCTGTCTTATCTCAGCATGTCTTAGCGCTTGGGGGCTGGCAACACCATTTGGCAATTTTAGATGTGGAGGAGTTTCCCATTTATGGCTCTTGGTACTTGGTTTATTTGCGTTCTAAACATCTTTCGGTGGTGGCCAAAGCCTTTGCTGATTTTCTGCTTTCACAGGTGGATCAAATGCCCTTAGATTTACTAGACCAAAAAATATCGGATCAAAAAACAGAGCAAACCTGA